The following proteins are co-located in the Callithrix jacchus isolate 240 chromosome 10, calJac240_pri, whole genome shotgun sequence genome:
- the LOC100408803 gene encoding tripartite motif-containing protein 64C translates to MDSDSWQAFQNEVTCTICMNYFIDPVTIACGHNFCRPCLFLCWEEVKAPMRCPSCREISEKSDFETNVVLKKLACLARQTSAQRNIDSSDKICIQHEETKELFGEADKRSLCRPRFESPEPMAHSHSPIGWDAEECRVEKVIKEMDYLWTIKQGTQNDLNQEISKIRSIENYVDLRKAIIKIQYLKMHQFLEEEEQLHLQALDREGKELFQKLQNSQVRITQHLGRMKDKYRELWEMCHMPDAELPQDMGNVLASTDLAHMQKPQPVNPELTSWGITGVLNMLNNFRVHNALSTEMTPCYISLSEDVRQVIFGDDHRRALMDPPGVESFAMWGVQAFSSGRHYWEVDVTGSSNWILGVCKDSKTADSSIVIDSDEMFFLISSKSSNQYSLSTNSPHIDHYVQRPQGRVGVFLDYENGAVSFFDVYQDSLIYGFPPSSFSSPLRPFFCLGSR, encoded by the exons ATGGATTCAGACAGCTGGCAAGCCTTCCAGAATGAGGTCACTTGCACCATTTGCATGAACTACTTCATAGACCCGGTCACCATTGCCTGTGGGCACAACTTTTGCAGGCCCTGCCTCTTCCTCTGCTGGGAAGAAGTCAAAGCACCAATGCGTTGTCCTTCATGCAGAGAAATCTCAGAGAAGTCTGACTTCGAAACCAATGTGGTCCTCAAGAAGCTGGCGTGTCTTGCCAGGCAGACCAGCGCTCAGAGAAACATCGACAGCTCAGACAAGATCTGTATACAACATGAGGAGACCAAGGAGCTCTTTGGTGAGGCTGACAAGAGATCGCTCTGTAGGCCCAGGTTTGAGTCACCGGAGCCCATGGCTCACAGCCACAGCCCAATAGGATGGGATGCAGAAGAATGCAGG GTG GAGAAAGTAATAAAGGAAATGGACTATTTATGGACAATCAAACAAGGAACACAAAACGATCTAAATCAGGAAATTAGCAAAATTCGTTCAATAGAG AACTATGTGGATTTAAGGAAGGCGATAATCAAGATTCAATATCTAAAGATGCATCAATTTCTTGAAGAGGAGGAACAGCTTCATCTGCAGGCATTggacagagaaggaaaagagcTTTTCCAAAAACTGCAAAACAGTCAAGTGAGAATAACCCAACATTTAGGAAGGATGAAAGACAAGTACAGAGAGCTTTGGGAGATGTGCCACATGCCTGACGCGGAGCTGCCCCAG GATATGGGAAATGTATTGGCAAG caccgATTTGGCACACATGCAAAAGCCCCAGCCGGTGAATCCAGAGCTCACTTCATGGGGCATAACTGGAGTCCTAAACATGCTCAACAACTTCAGAG TGCATAATGCTCTGAGTACAGAAATGACGCCTTGCTACATAAGCCTTTCTGAGGATGTGAGACAAGTGATATTTGGAGATGACCATCGCAGGGCACTCATGGATCCCCCGGGAGTAGAGAGCTTTGCCATGTGGGGAGTTCAAGCATTCTCCTCTGGCAGGCATTACTGGGAAGTGGATGTGACCGGCTCTTCCAACTGGATTCTGGGAGTCTGCAAAGATTCCAAGACAGCAGATTCCAGTATCGTTATTGATTCTgatgaaatgttctttttaatttcctcAAAGAGTAGCAATCAGTATAGTCTCTCCACCAACAGTCCACATATAGATCATTATGTGCAAAGGCCTCAGGGTCGGGTTGGGGTGTTTCTGGATTATGAGAATGGAGCTGTGAGTTTCTTTGATGTTTATCAAGATTCTCTTATCTACggttttcctccttcctccttctcttcccctctgAGGCCTTTCTTTTGCTTAGGTTCCAGATGA